Sequence from the Methanosarcina siciliae T4/M genome:
AGATTTTTTGTAATCTTTTATTTCGTTTTCTATTTGTTTTTTGTGTTTTTCAGCTTCGTCAATTTTATGCATAAGCGGTTCCAAGCCTTCCCATTTAGATAATAACTCCTTATAATTTAAAATATCAGAATAAAGTTTATCTATTTCCCTAGCCAAATCTCTTAAGTTTTGTATTTCCTGTCCAAGATAAGTTTTCATTTGAAAATCTAACATATTTTTTAGATACGTTTCATCTGAACTTAAATTTTGAATTATTTGCAATGTTTTCTGTAGTTCCAGCTCCCGAGCTTCTAAAATCTTAACAAAAGAAGACTTTTCATCTTCTAAGAACAGCAAATTTTCAGTTACAGTAGATATATTACTTATTTCTGATTTGCACAAACGGCAATGTGATTCATCATTAGAACTAAGTTTTGACTCGCACACCGGACAGCGGGTAATATTCAACTCAAGATTGAGCCTCTGAATTTGTTCTAATTGTTTATTCTTTTTTTTATTAATCTCAATTTTTGCAATGTAATTTTTGTAACTATTAATTTCCCTAACTAAGTCTCTTTTTTTTTCTAAAGCCAAAGTTTTTGAATTTAAAATTTGTCTCAATTTATCTCTTTTAGAATTTGCAGAAGAGTCAAATAAGTCTTTTTTGTCGTATATAACCTGAATTGTTTCTTCTTTCTCTTTTAGTAAATTTTCCATATGACATATTAAATCATTTATTTCATATCTCCCAAATCCAATTTTATCAATTATAAGTACGTTATTGTCACTAACCGTAGCATTTCCTAGCGTGAGAATGTAATCTCTTTTAAGATCTAGTTCAGTTTTTAAGCTTTTGATTGTGTTACTAATCTCTTTTTTCTCCAGTTCTAGCAAATGTACATTAAATTTTCCTAGTCCAAGTAAGTATTCAAATGATATTTTTTTCACGTCTCTTATATTATACCGAGTAATCTGACGCGCTTGTATTTGAGACCAACCAGCTTTTTGTTCAACGAAAAAAAGAGGTACTAAATTTTCAAAATATAATTTTTTATTATCCCCATCATATCCTACGACTTCAACGATTTCCCAGTTCAAAAAATTAAATAAATATCTCTGAAATCCATATTCATCCATTGTTCCATTGCTTATTATATAAAAGTCATTGAATTGTTAGTAGAATAAAATTGCTCCAATTCACACTTTTTTACAATACAGATATTTGTCTTTCCAATAATATTCCGTTTAATAGTAATTGTTTCATGTGAATTGCTAATTTCTAAAAGTATATAAGATTCGATAATATTCTTTTCTTCTATTTTTTCATAGAATTCTGGTTTAAATGGATTATCTTTAAGTTTAAATATTCCAAGACCTTTTTCGGCACCTAAGCCGTATAAGATGCCTGTTATAATGCTACTTTTCCCTACGGAATTAGGTCCATAAATTACATTTAGACCTTTTTTGAATTCCACTAAAGCTCCATATGTAGAATTATCGGCACATCTGATAGTATATTTCAATTTATTAACAAATAAGTTTCTCATTTTCTCGCCAGTAGGTGTTTGGAATTACTTCAGTAATTATTTTTTTAGTATCT
This genomic interval carries:
- a CDS encoding AAA family ATPase: MKYTIRCADNSTYGALVEFKKGLNVIYGPNSVGKSSIITGILYGLGAEKGLGIFKLKDNPFKPEFYEKIEEKNIIESYILLEISNSHETITIKRNIIGKTNICIVKKCELEQFYSTNNSMTFI